The following are encoded in a window of Natrononativus amylolyticus genomic DNA:
- a CDS encoding MATE family efflux transporter, producing the protein MAEQVLRTLMRTTDIVVAGFFSPAAVAAVGLADIYGRLPLWLGLGVGDGAIALSSQDTGSGDTANRNEAVTQAILLGLLAGIPFVLFGLVGSFWAIEILGAESETVRLGGLYLAIILVTAPAFHVTMIAARAIQGTGDTRTPMYINAAANVVNIVLTVGLAFGVGPLPELTIVGIAVATAIGDTIAAGTFLLVIYSPWSELSFVRPTRLVIAKQLVVVSAPRVAEGVTELIAEFPFNAILLAFGTEVNAAYHIGRRVYQQVSSPLARGYGVAANILSGQALGRGQAAEAYYNGLAAGGLAVLTVGGLGAILFAFAEEFVRLFTRDPTTIHYATNFARAYAISTVLIALYVVLAGSLRGGSETRPPFVAKVTGAVCFLLGVTYVFGVQLEYGVLAAYVAIVADFVWRNVVVGVVYLRRNWLTRGTAMMHDRGSFTTDPDE; encoded by the coding sequence ATGGCCGAACAGGTGCTCCGGACGCTGATGCGGACGACCGACATCGTCGTCGCGGGCTTTTTCTCGCCGGCGGCGGTCGCCGCCGTCGGGTTAGCCGACATCTACGGTCGACTTCCCCTGTGGCTCGGCCTCGGCGTCGGCGACGGCGCGATCGCGCTCTCGAGTCAGGACACCGGCAGCGGCGACACCGCAAACCGGAACGAGGCCGTCACCCAGGCGATCCTCCTCGGCCTCCTCGCCGGGATTCCGTTCGTCCTGTTCGGTCTCGTCGGAAGCTTCTGGGCGATCGAGATCCTCGGCGCGGAGAGCGAAACCGTCCGCCTGGGCGGGCTGTACCTGGCGATCATCCTGGTGACGGCGCCGGCGTTCCACGTGACGATGATCGCGGCTCGAGCGATCCAGGGGACCGGTGACACGCGAACGCCCATGTACATCAACGCCGCTGCCAACGTGGTGAACATCGTGTTGACGGTCGGGCTGGCGTTCGGCGTCGGCCCGCTTCCGGAGCTGACGATCGTCGGAATCGCCGTCGCGACCGCCATCGGCGACACGATCGCGGCGGGGACGTTCCTGCTCGTGATCTACAGCCCGTGGAGCGAGCTCAGCTTCGTGCGCCCGACGCGGCTCGTGATCGCCAAACAGCTCGTCGTCGTGAGCGCGCCGCGAGTCGCCGAAGGGGTGACCGAGTTGATCGCCGAGTTCCCGTTCAACGCGATCTTGCTCGCGTTCGGAACCGAGGTCAACGCCGCCTACCACATCGGCAGGCGCGTCTACCAGCAGGTGTCCTCGCCGCTGGCCCGCGGTTACGGCGTCGCCGCGAACATCCTCTCCGGACAGGCCCTCGGACGCGGCCAGGCGGCGGAAGCGTACTACAACGGGCTGGCGGCCGGTGGGCTGGCGGTTCTCACCGTCGGCGGGCTGGGTGCGATCCTGTTCGCGTTCGCCGAGGAGTTCGTCCGACTGTTCACGCGCGATCCGACGACGATCCACTACGCGACGAACTTCGCTCGAGCCTACGCGATCTCGACGGTGCTGATCGCCCTCTACGTCGTACTCGCGGGATCGCTGCGCGGGGGAAGCGAGACGCGACCGCCGTTCGTCGCCAAGGTGACGGGAGCCGTCTGCTTCCTCCTCGGCGTCACGTACGTGTTCGGGGTGCAACTCGAGTACGGCGTCCTCGCGGCGTACGTCGCCATCGTCGCCGACTTCGTCTGGCGAAACGTCGTCGTCGGCGTCGTCTACCTGCGCCGGAACTGGCTGACTCGAGGGACGGCGATGATGCACGACCGGGGCAGTTTCACCACCGACCCCGACGAGTGA
- a CDS encoding methyltransferase domain-containing protein → MATKLDTQELERKVKDIYRNVADAPDDEFHFEMGRPLAERLGYPPADLDRIPGDALESFAGVGYHVDLADLQPGDAVLDLGSGSGTDAFVAALHVGESGRVTGLDMTDEQLTKARRLRDRAGLETVAFERGYIEELPFADESFDVVMSNGVINLSAAKDRVFEEISRVLAPNGRLAVSDIISEEQMPDSIKTDADLWAACIGGAMQIDDYTDVIETPGFDVTELRENTEYEFTSDRAQSACHRYGVKSISLAAVRR, encoded by the coding sequence ATGGCAACGAAACTCGACACGCAGGAACTGGAGCGCAAAGTAAAGGACATCTACCGGAACGTCGCCGACGCACCCGACGACGAGTTCCACTTCGAGATGGGCCGACCGTTAGCCGAACGACTCGGCTACCCGCCGGCCGACCTCGACCGGATTCCCGGCGACGCGCTCGAGTCGTTCGCCGGCGTCGGCTACCACGTCGACCTCGCCGACCTCCAGCCGGGCGACGCCGTCCTCGACCTCGGGAGCGGATCGGGAACCGACGCCTTCGTCGCCGCCTTACACGTGGGCGAATCCGGACGCGTCACCGGCCTCGACATGACCGACGAACAGCTCACGAAGGCGCGCCGACTCCGCGACAGGGCGGGACTGGAGACGGTCGCTTTCGAACGCGGGTACATCGAAGAACTGCCGTTCGCCGACGAATCGTTCGACGTCGTCATGTCCAACGGGGTGATCAACCTCTCCGCCGCGAAGGATCGCGTCTTCGAGGAGATTAGCCGCGTCCTCGCGCCGAACGGCCGGCTCGCGGTTTCGGACATCATCAGCGAGGAACAGATGCCCGACAGCATCAAAACCGACGCGGATCTCTGGGCCGCGTGTATCGGCGGGGCCATGCAGATCGACGACTACACCGACGTCATCGAGACGCCCGGCTTCGACGTCACGGAGCTCCGCGAGAACACTGAGTACGAGTTCACCTCGGATCGAGCCCAGAGCGCCTGTCACCGGTACGGTGTCAAGAGCATCTCACTCGCAGCTGTCCGCCGCTGA
- a CDS encoding carboxymuconolactone decarboxylase family protein, with protein MATQQPQSYEETVTDIENTFGILPGYLGALPEQDLVNEWPNLKRFLFGETELDPKIRELVGLAVAAAIGCEFCRHFHRGAAQLHGATDEELAELSFLASYTPRYSALIQAQDYDIETFRDETAQIADHLRTQAAQADD; from the coding sequence ATGGCAACACAACAACCACAGTCGTACGAGGAGACGGTGACGGACATCGAAAACACGTTCGGGATACTCCCCGGGTATCTGGGGGCGCTTCCCGAACAGGATCTGGTGAACGAGTGGCCGAACCTGAAGCGGTTCCTCTTCGGCGAAACGGAGCTCGATCCGAAGATCCGGGAGTTAGTTGGACTCGCGGTCGCAGCGGCGATCGGCTGTGAGTTCTGTCGACACTTCCACAGGGGGGCGGCCCAGCTTCACGGCGCGACCGACGAGGAACTCGCCGAACTGTCGTTCCTCGCGAGCTACACGCCACGTTACAGCGCGCTCATCCAGGCTCAGGACTACGACATCGAGACGTTCAGAGACGAGACTGCACAGATCGCCGATCACCTTCGAACGCAGGCGGCGCAGGCGGACGACTGA